A single region of the Thermoanaerobacterium aotearoense genome encodes:
- a CDS encoding HEPN domain-containing protein gives MDMDEYNRWFNQAIHTFKSAYRDYKDGDYSWSCFKAQQAAEYAIKALLRAFGISIVGHSLVKLANDLDNAGINKPDDYNKWARKLDRDYIQPRYPDAYPSGSPYEYYDENDAKISLEYAQNILNYVEEYINESSNDNKGKEKE, from the coding sequence ATGGATATGGATGAATATAACAGATGGTTTAATCAAGCAATTCACACTTTTAAATCAGCTTATAGAGATTATAAAGATGGAGATTATTCATGGTCATGTTTTAAAGCACAGCAAGCTGCGGAATATGCTATTAAAGCACTTTTAAGAGCGTTTGGAATTTCTATAGTAGGCCATTCACTTGTTAAATTAGCAAATGATCTTGATAATGCTGGAATTAATAAACCTGATGATTATAATAAGTGGGCTAGAAAACTTGACAGAGATTACATTCAGCCACGATACCCGGATGCTTACCCATCAGGAAGTCCTTACGAATATTATGATGAAAATGATGCTAAAATATCATTGGAATATGCTCAAAATATTCTAAATTATGTGGAGGAATACATAAATGAATCCAGCAATGATAATAAGGGAAAAGAAAAGGAATAA
- a CDS encoding ROK family transcriptional regulator yields MRLRIGNKDLIKDINRSLVINEIRLNGPISRTDISKNLNLGLSTVTNIVEELKTQKLIFEIGEADSTGGRKPILLEFNYNYGYTIGIKIEENNLIFALTNLNADIIRRKKVPFKRGSNSNDVLELIIKNIEDLIKAIPMDRSLLGIGIAISGLIDQKRGRLIYSGMLNWSDIDISGILKDRFNVPVYVDNDVNAYTLAELWYGQGRTLSNFIVVTYGSGIGSGIVINKRLYCGDFGGAGEIGHMVLVADGRKCECGQKGCLEAYASENFIIDYIKENIQFFKESKINIDEELSIEKVYEYAKNGDMLAINALKLSAKYLGYGLLSVINIFNPSTIILAGEGMVAKDIILPVVIDIVKNNFFKMHEKKVQIRVSNLGDDAWEIGASLLAISKLFEMPLYEEQEDAFAAF; encoded by the coding sequence ATGAGACTCAGAATTGGCAATAAAGATTTAATAAAAGATATAAATCGTTCACTTGTAATAAATGAAATAAGGTTGAATGGTCCAATTAGCCGCACTGATATATCAAAGAATTTAAATCTAGGTTTATCAACTGTAACAAATATTGTAGAGGAGTTAAAAACACAGAAACTCATATTTGAAATTGGTGAAGCTGATTCAACCGGTGGAAGAAAACCTATATTATTAGAATTTAACTATAATTATGGATACACTATAGGCATAAAAATAGAAGAAAATAATTTGATTTTTGCCCTTACTAATCTTAATGCTGATATTATAAGAAGAAAAAAAGTACCATTTAAAAGAGGCTCGAATAGCAATGATGTTTTAGAGTTGATTATCAAAAATATAGAGGATTTAATAAAAGCAATACCAATGGATAGAAGTTTACTTGGCATAGGCATAGCTATATCGGGGCTTATAGATCAAAAAAGAGGACGGTTAATATACTCTGGAATGCTAAACTGGTCAGACATTGATATTAGTGGAATTCTAAAAGATAGATTTAATGTACCTGTATATGTAGATAATGATGTAAACGCATATACACTTGCTGAATTGTGGTATGGACAAGGAAGAACACTCAGCAATTTCATCGTAGTGACGTATGGCTCTGGTATAGGTTCCGGTATAGTAATTAATAAGCGTCTTTACTGTGGCGATTTTGGAGGTGCTGGCGAAATTGGACATATGGTTTTAGTAGCCGATGGCAGAAAATGTGAATGTGGGCAAAAAGGGTGTCTTGAAGCTTATGCTTCTGAGAATTTTATCATAGATTATATAAAAGAAAATATTCAATTTTTTAAGGAAAGTAAAATAAATATAGATGAGGAACTGTCTATTGAAAAAGTTTATGAATACGCTAAAAATGGCGATATGCTAGCTATAAATGCACTGAAGCTGTCTGCAAAGTATTTAGGTTATGGTCTTTTAAGTGTGATAAATATTTTCAATCCATCGACTATTATACTTGCAGGCGAAGGAATGGTAGCAAAAGATATTATTCTTCCTGTTGTAATTGATATTGTAAAAAATAATTTTTTTAAAATGCATGAGAAAAAAGTCCAGATCAGAGTATCTAATCTAGGTGACGATGCTTGGGAGATAGGAGCATCATTACTTGCAATTAGCAAGCTTTTTGAAATGCCGCTATATGAAGAGCAAGAAGATGCTTTTGCGGCATTTTAA
- a CDS encoding YjbQ family protein: MKIYKEQIYLTSHGGTPSFFNITPSVKEIIKKSEIQNGICAVISPHTTCSVFFEEFVHDYTEDGDEYLQADLNNVLKKIIPDQVEEGQYNYPGEKHYEAVLSWPDAEDYLPNGDRSALLNCDAHLKATLIGSSEIFEVDNGKLGVGPTGYIYFVDFDRTRSRIRKCKIIVLGE, from the coding sequence ATGAAAATCTATAAAGAACAAATTTATTTAACATCTCATGGAGGAACACCTAGCTTTTTTAATATAACTCCTTCTGTTAAGGAAATAATCAAAAAAAGTGAAATACAAAATGGCATCTGTGCTGTAATTTCTCCTCATACTACCTGTTCTGTGTTTTTTGAAGAATTTGTTCACGATTATACTGAAGATGGTGATGAATATCTGCAGGCTGATTTAAACAATGTCCTAAAAAAGATCATCCCAGATCAAGTTGAGGAAGGACAATATAACTATCCTGGTGAAAAACATTATGAAGCAGTATTATCATGGCCCGATGCAGAAGACTATCTTCCAAATGGTGATCGCTCAGCGCTTCTAAACTGTGATGCACATTTAAAGGCTACATTGATTGGTTCTAGCGAGATATTTGAAGTTGATAATGGAAAATTAGGGGTAGGACCAACAGGCTATATTTACTTTGTAGATTTTGATCGCACAAGATCACGCATTCGTAAATGTAAGATAATTGTATTGGGAGAATGA
- a CDS encoding transposase, which translates to MYQLQQVLNIIDLFTSQPKIDFYTSLFSNLDLSSIPEFPPSKFGPRGYSRHALFRAIIVMKAEKFGEISDLIDYLNNNLIIAHLCGFDITKKLPSYWTFDRFLKNFDHKYLSYVMQNQVNILKDFGLISGESISLDSTPIKANTKFNNPKCFSKNKFSKDNQPKSDKDCRLGVHTASNDSSNKNFEFYWGYKNHIIIDSLSGLPIAEVTTPANIPDFDAAIPLLSETNNWFNLEGVNFIADKGYDVKKVYSFVRDTLHGHCFIPLNKRGSKTHKLTDDGHVVCDAGIPMIKDGKEYFDGFIKQKHRCKYYKSKNDSLCPCHHPKYFNGKKYRGCIKYTSISTDYRSSIDRNSIYFKSKYKLRTESERYNSRFKALDFERAYVRNIDSVSNLNTFGHITLLTLAIVAYKSGNIDKIKSLDGLKRLA; encoded by the coding sequence ATGTACCAGCTTCAACAAGTTTTAAACATTATTGACCTTTTTACTTCTCAACCTAAAATTGATTTTTATACTTCTTTATTTAGCAATCTTGATTTGTCTTCCATTCCTGAATTCCCGCCTTCTAAATTTGGCCCTAGAGGTTATTCTCGTCATGCCCTCTTTAGAGCCATCATTGTTATGAAAGCTGAGAAATTCGGTGAGATTTCTGATCTCATTGATTATCTTAATAATAATCTTATTATTGCTCACCTCTGCGGTTTTGATATTACTAAAAAGTTGCCCTCTTATTGGACTTTTGATCGTTTCCTTAAAAATTTTGATCATAAATATTTGTCTTATGTTATGCAGAATCAAGTTAATATTCTTAAGGATTTCGGCCTTATTTCTGGTGAATCTATTTCTTTGGATTCTACTCCTATTAAGGCTAATACTAAGTTCAATAATCCTAAGTGTTTTTCTAAAAATAAATTCTCTAAAGATAATCAGCCTAAGTCTGACAAGGATTGTAGACTTGGTGTTCATACTGCTTCTAATGATTCTTCTAATAAAAATTTTGAATTTTATTGGGGATATAAAAACCATATTATTATTGATTCTTTGTCTGGTCTTCCTATTGCTGAAGTAACCACTCCTGCTAATATCCCCGATTTTGATGCTGCAATCCCTCTTTTATCTGAAACCAACAATTGGTTTAATCTTGAAGGTGTCAATTTTATTGCTGACAAAGGCTATGATGTTAAGAAAGTCTATAGTTTTGTGAGAGACACCCTCCATGGTCATTGTTTTATTCCTCTTAATAAGAGAGGCTCTAAAACGCATAAATTAACTGATGATGGTCATGTTGTCTGTGATGCAGGTATTCCAATGATTAAAGATGGTAAAGAGTATTTCGATGGTTTTATTAAGCAAAAACATCGTTGTAAATACTATAAGTCTAAAAATGATTCTCTTTGCCCATGCCATCATCCCAAATACTTTAATGGCAAAAAGTACAGGGGTTGCATTAAATATACTTCTATATCTACTGATTACAGGTCTTCAATTGATAGAAATTCTATATATTTCAAATCCAAATATAAATTAAGGACAGAATCAGAAAGATATAATTCCCGCTTTAAAGCTTTAGATTTTGAAAGGGCATACGTTAGAAACATTGATTCTGTAAGTAATTTAAATACTTTTGGCCATATTACTTTATTGACACTTGCTATTGTTGCATATAAATCAGGTAATATCGATAAAATTAAATCTCTTGATGGTTTAAAGCGTTTAGCTTAA
- a CDS encoding triose-phosphate isomerase, whose translation MKGIRVPFFVVNPKSYLYGEESLRLAFAADKFAEEYDVDIFFTAPFADLYYIKSNTKNIKITAQHMDPLLPGRGMGYVLPESIKSSGAEAVFLNHAEHSLKLSDLVKTIKRAKDLELITIVCADSVEEATAIAMLEPDILLCEPTDLIGTGKTSGYEYIRETTRKIKDINSNILVMQAAGISSGEDVYQTIINGADGTGATSGIINAPDRIKMLEEMIQAIVKAKNELGYGRRP comes from the coding sequence ATGAAGGGTATAAGAGTTCCATTTTTTGTAGTCAATCCCAAGTCATATCTTTACGGTGAAGAAAGTTTGCGATTGGCATTTGCTGCAGACAAGTTTGCTGAAGAATATGATGTTGATATATTTTTTACTGCGCCGTTTGCAGATTTATATTACATTAAATCTAATACAAAAAACATCAAGATTACAGCACAACATATGGATCCATTACTACCTGGACGAGGGATGGGCTATGTACTGCCTGAATCCATAAAATCATCGGGTGCTGAAGCAGTATTTTTAAATCATGCTGAGCATTCATTAAAACTATCGGATTTGGTCAAAACGATAAAAAGAGCGAAAGATTTAGAACTTATTACAATTGTATGTGCTGATTCTGTAGAAGAAGCTACAGCTATAGCTATGTTGGAACCTGACATACTATTGTGTGAACCAACTGATTTAATTGGTACAGGGAAAACCAGCGGTTATGAGTATATAAGAGAAACTACGAGAAAGATAAAAGATATAAATAGCAATATCTTAGTCATGCAGGCAGCTGGAATAAGTTCTGGAGAAGATGTTTATCAGACGATAATAAATGGTGCCGATGGGACAGGAGCGACAAGCGGCATAATTAATGCACCAGATAGAATAAAAATGTTAGAAGAAATGATACAGGCAATTGTAAAGGCAAAAAACGAATTGGGTTACGGAAGGAGGCCTTAG
- a CDS encoding nucleotidyltransferase domain-containing protein, producing the protein MNPAMIIREKKRNNLIDIGKKYSEIISNVLHPMCAIIIGSVARGDFNDSSDIDVILISDKMPANYKERMTLLYDYVFDAIEPKGYSTEEFKKLYLKKNPISVEAIEKGIVIYDDEIWDKLKKDILSSYVVEIQ; encoded by the coding sequence ATGAATCCAGCAATGATAATAAGGGAAAAGAAAAGGAATAATCTTATAGATATAGGTAAGAAATACTCAGAAATTATTAGCAATGTTTTACATCCTATGTGTGCTATTATAATCGGTTCAGTTGCCAGAGGGGACTTTAACGATAGCAGTGATATTGACGTAATATTAATATCTGATAAAATGCCTGCTAATTATAAGGAAAGAATGACACTACTTTATGATTATGTTTTTGATGCAATCGAACCAAAAGGCTATAGCACTGAGGAATTTAAAAAACTATATCTTAAAAAAAATCCAATTTCTGTGGAAGCAATTGAAAAGGGTATTGTAATTTATGATGACGAAATATGGGATAAACTAAAAAAGGATATTCTTTCGAGTTATGTTGTAGAAATACAGTAA